Proteins encoded together in one Acidimicrobiia bacterium window:
- a CDS encoding FdhF/YdeP family oxidoreductase, whose amino-acid sequence MAWPGSARVRSPHRTRSDLWVGFRPYGLGETKPNHYAEILRTIWTNRDNLRYAWRILRRGVCDGCALGVAGFHDWTLEGVHLCTTRLNLLRVNTMGALDPARLADVASLRDEAGPVLRGLGRLAHPMVRRRGDRGFARISWDEALDLLAGRIRASTPDRLALYLTARGLTNETYYVAQKVMRFLGTNNIDNAARLCHAPSTLALKRSIGVGATTCSYTDVIESDLIVLFGANVANAQPVFMKYLYLARKRGAQVIVVNPLREPGLDRYWVPSSVESALFGTRMTDEFVPVHVGGDVAFLNGVLKVLVAEGGIDRGFVDEHTTGFDAVVAEVDRESFDELETRSGVSRAAMEAFARRYASVRSAVLVWSMGITQHCAGVDNVAAIVNLALARGNVGRRGAGLMPIRGHSGVQGGAEMGAYATALPGGAPVDPTSAAALSERYGFRVPSEPGLTAEAMLEAAEGGGLDVLWTSGGNFLEVLPDPNRVERALGRVPLRVHQDIVLSSQMLVDGEAVLLLPVATRYEQRGGGTETTTERRIVFSPEIAGPRIGEARSEWEVFVEMGRRVDPERAELVRFASGDAIRAEIASVVPTYAGVERLRRTGDSIQWGGARLCEDGLFPTPDGRARFTPVVPASASPDDGRLRLATRRGKQFNTMVMAERDPLTGARRDAVFLARADASRLGVGDGDAVVVRSPHGELRARVHVSDVRPGNAQLFFPEANVLLPMGRRGESGIPDYTDRVEIVAAS is encoded by the coding sequence GTGGCCTGGCCAGGATCGGCGAGGGTCCGGAGCCCCCATCGGACACGATCCGATCTCTGGGTCGGTTTCCGCCCGTATGGCCTGGGGGAGACCAAACCCAACCACTACGCGGAGATCCTGCGCACCATCTGGACCAACCGCGACAACCTGCGGTACGCGTGGCGGATCCTGCGCCGAGGCGTGTGCGACGGCTGCGCGCTGGGGGTCGCCGGGTTCCACGACTGGACGCTCGAGGGCGTGCACCTGTGCACGACACGCCTGAACCTGCTGCGGGTCAACACGATGGGAGCGCTGGACCCCGCGAGGCTCGCCGACGTGGCCAGCCTGCGCGACGAGGCTGGTCCCGTGCTCCGAGGACTCGGGCGCCTCGCCCATCCGATGGTGCGCCGCCGGGGTGATCGCGGCTTCGCCCGGATCTCCTGGGACGAGGCCCTGGATCTCCTCGCCGGGCGGATCCGAGCCTCGACGCCCGATCGGCTCGCCCTGTACCTGACGGCGCGAGGGCTCACGAACGAGACGTATTACGTCGCCCAGAAGGTCATGCGGTTCCTCGGCACCAACAACATCGACAACGCGGCCCGACTGTGCCACGCGCCGTCGACGCTGGCGCTCAAGCGCTCCATCGGCGTGGGCGCGACGACCTGCTCGTACACCGACGTCATCGAGTCCGATCTCATCGTGCTGTTCGGTGCCAACGTCGCCAACGCCCAGCCCGTGTTCATGAAGTACCTGTACCTGGCCCGCAAGCGCGGCGCCCAGGTGATCGTCGTGAATCCGCTCCGCGAGCCGGGCCTAGACCGCTACTGGGTGCCCAGCAGCGTCGAGAGCGCCCTCTTCGGCACCCGGATGACCGACGAGTTTGTGCCCGTGCATGTCGGCGGGGACGTGGCGTTCCTGAACGGCGTCCTCAAGGTGCTCGTCGCCGAGGGCGGAATCGACCGTGGCTTCGTCGACGAGCACACGACCGGCTTCGACGCCGTGGTCGCCGAGGTGGATCGTGAGTCCTTCGACGAGCTCGAGACCCGCTCTGGGGTGTCCCGAGCCGCGATGGAAGCGTTCGCCCGCCGGTACGCGTCCGTTCGATCGGCGGTCCTGGTCTGGTCCATGGGCATCACGCAGCACTGCGCCGGGGTCGACAACGTGGCCGCGATCGTCAATCTCGCCCTCGCGCGCGGCAACGTCGGGCGCCGCGGCGCCGGCCTCATGCCCATCCGCGGCCACTCCGGCGTGCAGGGCGGCGCCGAGATGGGGGCGTACGCCACCGCGCTCCCCGGGGGGGCGCCCGTTGACCCCACCAGCGCGGCCGCCCTGAGCGAGCGCTACGGCTTTCGCGTTCCGTCCGAGCCCGGGCTCACCGCCGAGGCCATGCTCGAAGCCGCCGAAGGCGGGGGTCTCGACGTGCTCTGGACCAGCGGCGGCAACTTCCTCGAGGTGCTGCCCGACCCCAACCGGGTCGAGCGCGCCCTCGGCCGTGTGCCCCTCCGGGTCCATCAGGACATCGTCCTCTCGAGCCAGATGCTCGTCGACGGCGAAGCCGTCCTGCTGCTGCCCGTCGCGACCCGTTACGAGCAGCGCGGAGGTGGCACCGAGACGACGACGGAGCGTCGCATCGTGTTCAGCCCCGAGATCGCCGGGCCCCGGATCGGTGAGGCGCGCAGCGAGTGGGAGGTCTTCGTCGAGATGGGCCGCCGCGTCGATCCCGAGCGCGCAGAGCTCGTTCGGTTCGCGTCGGGCGACGCCATCCGAGCGGAGATCGCCAGCGTCGTGCCCACCTACGCCGGCGTCGAGCGGCTCCGCCGCACCGGGGATTCGATCCAGTGGGGCGGGGCACGCCTCTGCGAGGACGGTCTGTTCCCGACCCCGGACGGTCGCGCCCGCTTCACGCCGGTGGTCCCGGCGTCAGCGAGCCCCGACGACGGCCGCCTGCGTCTCGCGACTCGCCGCGGCAAGCAGTTCAACACGATGGTGATGGCGGAGCGCGATCCCCTGACTGGTGCCCGACGCGACGCGGTGTTCCTCGCTCGTGCCGACGCGTCGCGCCTCGGCGTCGGTGACGGCGACGCCGTCGTGGTGCGCTCGCCCCACGGAGAGCTGCGTGCCCGCGTCCACGTCTCCGACGTCAGGCCTGGCAACGCGCAGCTGTTCTTCCCTGAGGCCAACGTGCTCTTGCCGATGGGGCGGCGCGGCGAGTCCGGAATCCCCGACTACACGGATCGGGTCGAGATCGTCGCCGCGAGCTGA